GAGGAGCTCGCGGTCAAGGCCGCGCAGGGCGACCAGAGCGCCCTCAACGAGCTTCTCCGCAGGATCGAGCCGGACGTCCTGCGGCACAGCTCACGCTTCCTGCCCTGCCGGCAGGACGCCGAGGAGGCATGTCAGGACGCGTTGCTGCAGGTGGCGCGGAACATCCACCGTTTCGAGGGGCGGTCGAGGTTCAGCACCTGGCTGCACGTCGTCGTCGCCAACTCCGCCCGCTCGACCTACCGGTCGCTGAAGCGCCGCTCGGTGGAGCAGGCCGGGGAGCTGCCCCAGCAGCGTCCCGACCCCCGCCGGACCAGCGTCATCGCCGGATCCCGCGTCGACATCCTGGACGCCATGGAGGACCTCGAGGCCCGCAAGCCCGACCTCATCCAGGCCCTCGTCCTGCGGGACGTCTCCCAGCTGGAGTACGCGGAGATCGCGGAGCAGCTGGGCCTGCCCCTCGGCACGGTGAAGTCGCGCATCCACGAGGCAAGGAAGCAGGTCAGGCAGACGTTGGGCGAGTCCTACACCTGACGGCCGCGCAACGGCGACGCTGGACCGTCCACAGGGGACGCTTCGTCAAACGTCCGTAAGCGGTGGGCAACGGTGGCTCCATGACCTGGGTGCGTCCAGGGGCGTGTGGGCCACGATGCCGTGCATGTCATCAGGCCCGGACCCCCGCCACGACCGCCCGATCTTCGTCCTCGGATGTCCCCGCTCGGGCACGACGCTCCTGCAGCTGATGCTGCACTCGCACGCCCGCATCGCGATCCCCGCGGAGACCAAGTTCGTCATCCCGGCCTATGCGCGACGGTGCGAGTTCGGTGACCTCGAAGTGAGGGAGAACAGACGCGCGCTGGCCGAGTGGATCACGGGCGAGCGGTCCACCAAGTTCCGCGTGCTCGGGCTGGACGCCGACGCGGTCGTCGAGGAGATCGTCGACGGGCCGCCCACGGTGGGGTCGGCGATCGGCATCGTGTTCCGCGCCTACGCCCGCCGTTTCGGCAAGGTGCGCTGGGGCGACAAGCGCCCCAGCTACTTCCGGCAGGCCGGCACGCTGCTGAGGATGTTCCCGGACGCGCAGTTCGTCCACCTCGTCCGGGACGGCCGCGACTGCGTCGCCTCGCTGATGGAGATGCCCTGGTACGACAAGGACGTCTACCACGCCATCTCCGCGTGGCGGGAGTCGATCGACCGCGGGCGCCGGCTGGCCGAGCGCCTCGGCCCCGACTCCTACTACGAGCTCCAGTACGAGCGGCTCGTCGCCGACCCCGCCGACGAGCTGGCCCGGCTCTGCGGCTTCCTCGGCGAGGACTTCGACCCGGCGATGACGCGGCCGGAGGGCATCGCCAGGCAGACCGTCTCCCCGAGCAAGAAGTGGCACCGGCGGACCCGCGACGGCGTCACCACGAGCCGCATCGGCTCCTGGGCGGAACGCCTCGACGCCTGGCAGATCAGCCTGGCGGAGGCCGCGTTCGGCGAGCGCCTCGCCGAGTACGGCTACGAGCCGAGCGGACTGCCGAAGCCGCCCGCGTCCCAGCTCGCGCGCTTCACCAAGACCAGCGCCCACCGCCGCATCGCCCAGCACAAGGCCGCACTGCGCGAACGCTGGAAGCAGCATCACGAACCGAACCCCGTCCGTTGCCTCCTCCCTCCTGCCTCCACGGTGTCGCTCACGGAAGCGACACCGACCGCACAGACCGAACAGGCCCAGATGGAGCAGGCACGGGCCGGATCGGCGGGGCCGGACGCGAAGCGCGCAGTGCCGGCGCAGGCGGGCCCGGAGCGCCCGCGGCCGGAGCCGGCTGGGCCGGAGCCGGCAGGGTCGGAGCGAGCAGGGTCGGAGCGAGCAGGGTCAGAGCGCGCAGGGTTGGAGCCGGCAGAGCCGGAGCGAGCGGAATCGGAACGCGCGAAGGCGACGCCCGCGTCGACGAGGCCGGAACGAACCAGGTCGGCGCGTGCGGACTCGGAGTCCCCGAAGAGGACGCCGACGCGCACGGGCGCGGGACGGACCGAAACGGCGCGTGCGGAACCCGCGGAGCCGGAGCGCACGGTTTCCGAGCGCGCCGTCTCCGAGCGCGCCGTCTCCGAGCGAGCGACGTCGGCGGAGTCAGTCCAGGGCGGCTAGCTGGTCGGCGAACCAGCGCTGCGGGGGGAGAGCCGTCGCCGCGGCGGCGAGCCGGGCGCAGCGTTCCGCGCGTTCGGCGGGCGGCATCAGCAGGGCCTGGTGGAGGGTCTCGGCGGTCTGCGACACGTCGTACGGGTTGACCATCAGGGCGTCATCGGAGAGCTCCGCCGCCGCGCCCGCCTCCCGGGACAGCACCAGCGCGCAGCCGCGTTCCGACAGCACCGGCCCCTCCTTCGCGACCAGGTTCATCCCGTCCCGGATCGGGTTGACGAGCAGGACGTCCGCCAGCCCGTAGGCGGCGAGGGAACGCGGATAGTCGTCGTTCACCTGGAGGATCAGCGGGTCCCAGTCCGCCGTTCCGAACTCGTCGGTGATCTGCTTCGCGATCCGCTGGACGGCCGCCGTGTACTCCCGGTACTCCGGCAGGTCGTAGCGGGACGGGTACGCGAACGCCAGGTGCACCACGCGTCCGCGCCACTCGGGATGATCGACGAGCAGCTCCCGGTAGGCGGCGAGCCCGCGCACGATGTTCTTGGACAGCTCCGTCCGGTCGATGCGGACGATGAGCCGGCGGTCGCCCACCTGCTCGCGCAGCGCGCGCGTCCGCTCCACGACGTCCTGTTCGGCGGCGCGCCTGCGCAGCGCCGCCCCGTCGATGCCGAGACCATGCACGCCTACGCGCGTGACGTGACCGGAACAGGTGACGGTACGGGCGGCGCGGTCGACCCTCGCGCCGGGCAGCCGCTCGCAGCAGTCGAGGAACGCCGAAGCCCACCGCTCGGTGAGGAACCCCGCGTGGTCGGCGCCGAGGATGCCCAGCAGGACCTGCTCGCCGATGGCGTCGGGGAGCAGCCCGAAGTACTCCGGCGGCGCCCAGGGCGTGTGCGAGAAGTGCGCGATCCTCAGGTCGGGACGCCGTTCGCGCAGCATCCTCGGAGCCAGCGACAGGTGGTAGTCCTGGATCGCCGCCTTCGCTCCCTGCGCCGCGTCCCGGGCGAGGGCGTCGGCGAACGCCGCGTTGTACGCCTCGTAGGACTGCCAGTCACGGCGGGCGCGGGCGTCGAAGTGCGGGCTGCGCGGCGTGTCGTACAGCAGGTGGTGGACGAACCACAGCGTCGAGTTGGCCACCGCGTTGTACGCGCGCTGGAACGTGGCCTCGGGGATGTCGAGCATCCGCACGGCCGCGCCGCCCGTCTCGTAACCGGCGAGGTCGATGCGGCCGTCCGGTGAGCGGCGCGCGGCCGTCCGGTCGCCCTCGCCCAGGCTCGCGCACACCCACAGGACGTTCGGGTCGTCCGCCGGCGGCTCGGCCCCCGTGCCGGTGGCCCCTGTGGCTGTGGACCCTGTGCCGGGGGACACCGTGGCGGCCGCCGGG
The sequence above is drawn from the Actinomadura hallensis genome and encodes:
- a CDS encoding alpha,alpha-trehalose-phosphate synthase (UDP-forming); its protein translation is MSQVLVASNRGPVSFSLSEDGALTMRRGGGGLVSGLAAVTGAPRDPGPPRPAAATVSPGTGSTATGATGTGAEPPADDPNVLWVCASLGEGDRTAARRSPDGRIDLAGYETGGAAVRMLDIPEATFQRAYNAVANSTLWFVHHLLYDTPRSPHFDARARRDWQSYEAYNAAFADALARDAAQGAKAAIQDYHLSLAPRMLRERRPDLRIAHFSHTPWAPPEYFGLLPDAIGEQVLLGILGADHAGFLTERWASAFLDCCERLPGARVDRAARTVTCSGHVTRVGVHGLGIDGAALRRRAAEQDVVERTRALREQVGDRRLIVRIDRTELSKNIVRGLAAYRELLVDHPEWRGRVVHLAFAYPSRYDLPEYREYTAAVQRIAKQITDEFGTADWDPLILQVNDDYPRSLAAYGLADVLLVNPIRDGMNLVAKEGPVLSERGCALVLSREAGAAAELSDDALMVNPYDVSQTAETLHQALLMPPAERAERCARLAAAATALPPQRWFADQLAALD
- a CDS encoding RNA polymerase sigma factor, producing MAFDERTEELAVKAAQGDQSALNELLRRIEPDVLRHSSRFLPCRQDAEEACQDALLQVARNIHRFEGRSRFSTWLHVVVANSARSTYRSLKRRSVEQAGELPQQRPDPRRTSVIAGSRVDILDAMEDLEARKPDLIQALVLRDVSQLEYAEIAEQLGLPLGTVKSRIHEARKQVRQTLGESYT
- a CDS encoding sulfotransferase family protein, which encodes MSSGPDPRHDRPIFVLGCPRSGTTLLQLMLHSHARIAIPAETKFVIPAYARRCEFGDLEVRENRRALAEWITGERSTKFRVLGLDADAVVEEIVDGPPTVGSAIGIVFRAYARRFGKVRWGDKRPSYFRQAGTLLRMFPDAQFVHLVRDGRDCVASLMEMPWYDKDVYHAISAWRESIDRGRRLAERLGPDSYYELQYERLVADPADELARLCGFLGEDFDPAMTRPEGIARQTVSPSKKWHRRTRDGVTTSRIGSWAERLDAWQISLAEAAFGERLAEYGYEPSGLPKPPASQLARFTKTSAHRRIAQHKAALRERWKQHHEPNPVRCLLPPASTVSLTEATPTAQTEQAQMEQARAGSAGPDAKRAVPAQAGPERPRPEPAGPEPAGSERAGSERAGSERAGLEPAEPERAESERAKATPASTRPERTRSARADSESPKRTPTRTGAGRTETARAEPAEPERTVSERAVSERAVSERATSAESVQGG